From Lolium perenne isolate Kyuss_39 chromosome 5, Kyuss_2.0, whole genome shotgun sequence, a single genomic window includes:
- the LOC127303053 gene encoding fatty acyl-CoA reductase 1 has translation MVGSLDEGKIKEYFRNKSVLITGSTGFLGKILVEKILRVQPDVKKIYLPVRAADAAAAKRRVETEVVGKELFGLLREKHGDGFDLFIEEKVVPLAGDVMREGFGVDRETLRELRVVEELNIIVNGAATTNFYERYDVALDVNVAGVRHMCDFARRCPNLEVLLHVSTAYVAGEKQGLVQERPFRHGETLKEGTHLDIDVELRLAKDLKKQMQADGVDDAKAERKALKELGLSRARHFGWPNTYVFTKSMGEMMLGQMMQGGEVPVVIVRPSIITSVQNDPLPGWIEGTRTIDAILIGYAKQNLSCFLADLDLTMDVMPGDMVVNAMMAATVAHASSSPSATVKKTKPQYEEPPETPPSVYHVSSSLRHPAPYAVLYRTGIRYFEENPRVGADGRPVRTRKVRFLSTIASFHLFMVLKYRLPLELLHLLSILCCGLFGLAALYHDLARKYRFVMQLVDLYGPFSLFKGCFDDVNLNKLRLAMAEEGAAGDALFNFDPRTIDWDEYFYRVHIPGVMKYVLK, from the exons ATGGTCGGCTCATTGGACGAAGGCAAGATCAAGGAGTACTTCAGGAACAAGAGCGTGCTCATCACCGGATCCACCGGCTTCCTCGGAAAGA TACTGGTGGAGAAGATACTCAGGGTGCAGCCGGACGTGAAGAAGATCTACCTCCCGGTGCGGGCGGCCGATGCGGCGGCGGCCAAGCGGAGGGTGGAGACCGAG GTGGTGGGGAAGGAGCTGTTCGGGCTCCTCAGGGAGAAGCATGGTGATGGGTTCGACTTGTTCATTGAGGAGAAGGTCGTCCCATTGGCGGGCGACGTGATGCGTGAGGGCTTCGGCGTCGACCGCGAGACCCTCAGGGAGCTCCGGGTCGTGGAGGAGCTCAACATCATCGTGAACGGCGCCGCCACCACTAACTTCTACGAGCGGTACGACGTGGCCTTGGACGTGAACGTGGCGGGCGTGAGGCACATGTGCGACTTCGCCCGGCGGTGCCCCAACCTCGAGGTGCTCCTCCACGTGTCCACCG CCTATGTGGCGGGGGAGAAGCAGGGGCTGGTGCAGGAGAGGCCGTTCAGGCACGGCGAGACGCTGAAGGAGGGGACCCACCTGGACATCGACGTGGAGCTGCGGCTGGCCAAGGACCTGAAGAAGCAGATGCAGGCCGACGGCGTCGACGATGCCAAGGCAGAGAGGAAGGCCTTGAAGGAACTGGGCCTCTCCCGGGCCCGGCACTTTGGGTGGCCCAACACGTACGTGTTCACCAAGTCCATGGGCGAGATGATGCTGGGCCAGATGATGCAAGGTGGGGAGGTGCCGGTCGTCATCGTCCGGCCCAGTATCATCACCAGCGTGCAGAACGACCCTCTCCCCGGCTGGATCGAAGGCACCAG GACGATCGACGCGATCCTGATTGGGTATGCGAAGCAGAACCTGTCGTGCTTCCTGGCGGACCTGGACCTCACCATGGACGTG ATGCCCGGCGACATGGTGGTGAACGCGATGATGGCGGCGACGGTAGCACACGCCTCCTCCTCCCCGTCAGCAACGGTGAAGAAGACGAAGCCGCAATATGAGGAGCCGCCCGAGACACCGCCATCGGTGTACCACGTGAGCTCGTCGCTGCGGCACCCGGCTCCATACGCGGTGCTGTACCGGACGGGGATCCGGTACTTTGAGGAGAACCCCCGGGTTGGCGCCGACGGCCGCCCCGTGCGCACGCGCAAGGTCCGGTTCCTGAGCACCATCGCGTCGTTCCACCTCTTCATGGTGCTCAAGTACCGCCTACCCCTCGAGCTCCTCCATCTGCTCTCCATCCTCTGCTGCGGCCTCTTCGGCCTCGCCGCCCTTTACCATGATCTCGCCCGCAAGTACAG ATTTGTGATGCAGCTGGTGGACCTGTACGGGCCATTCTCACTGTTCAAGGGCTGCTTTGACGACGTCAACCTCAACAAGCTCAGGCTCGCCATGGCCGAGGAAGGTGCTGCCGGGGATGCGCTGTTCAACTTCGACCCCAGGACCATCGACTGGGACGAGTACTTCTATAGGGTGCACATCCCCGGGGTCATGAAGTACGTGCTCAAGTGA